The genomic segment CGATATTGTCGCAATCGTCGGGTTTGCCGATCCGATGCCGGGCGGACTTCGCAACGGAGCCGCCATTCTGCGCAAGGCAAGAATTCTCGATAAACGGTATAAAACGATTCTTCCGAACTATGATGTTTTCGATGAGAAACGTTACTTTGTCCCGGCAGATGAGAATTTTCCTGTCAGGCTTGAAATAAAGGGAACGGAATTACATCTGGGTATTGAAATATGCGAAGACCTCTGGGATACCAATCATTCCATCAAAGTCACCGATAGATTGGTTGCGGCGGGCGCGGAATTCATTATCAATATTTCTGCCTCTCCGTTTGAATACGACAAGCGCGATGTTCGGAAAAATCTCATTCTCGAAAAAGTCGATCATCTTAAAAAACCGTTCGTCTTTGTCAATCTGATCGGCGGACAGGACGAAATGGTTTTCGACGGAAATTCGCTGGCTTTTGGTTCCGACTCGAATCTGATCGCCTGGGGCGGCGAATTCACCGAATCGTTGACGATATTCGATCTCGATCTTGAGAAAGGCATAGGAAAACCGATTCCACTGCCGGGAGTTCGTCGGGAAGCGAGCATTTTTAACGCGCTGGTTCTCGGTGTGAAAGATTATTTTCGAAAAACCGCCTGCCGAAAAGCCATTCTGGGCTTGAGTGGCGGGATAGATTCTGCTTTGGTGGCCGTTATTGCGGCGGAGGCGCTGGGCAACGAAAATCTGACATGCGTTTCAATGCCATCGAAATTTACGGCACAGATGAGCATCAACGACGCGCGTCTACTCTGCGACCGTCTTCATGTGAAATATCTTGAAATTCCGATCGATCCGCTTGCAAGAATCTATGACGAATCGCTTCGTGACATTTTTGCCGGAATGAAACGAAACATTGCCGAAGAAAACATTCAGTCGCGAATTCGCGGTAATTTGCTGATGGCGATCGCAAACAAATTCAATAGTTATCTGCTTTCGACGGGAAACAAGACCGAACTCGCGCTTGGATATTGTACGATGTACGGTGATATGTGCGGCGCGCTGGCAGTCATTTCCGATCTGAGCAAATCCGACGTTTACGCGCTTGCCCGATTCATCAACGAGACGTGGGACAATCTGATCCCGAAACGCATCTACGACCGAATTCCGACGGCGGAACTCGCGGAAGGACAATTCGACCCGTTCGATTATGAAATCGTCAGTCCGCTCGTCGATTCAATCATTAACGACCAATTGAGCAAAACCGAACTGATCAAGTTGGGATACGAAAAAACGCTGGTGGACGACATTTTCCGAAAGATCAAGATCGCCGAGTTTAAGAGGCATCAGGCGGCGCCGGGAATCAAGATTACCGGAAAGGCGTTTGGCATCGGCAGACGTTATCCAATCATTAATCATTTCGAGGAGATTTGAACCGGTGAAGATTTTCCGAATCATTTTTACTTTCATCATTCTGGTTTCAACCGTTGTTCCGCAAGATGTCAGTTTTGTGAACGGAAATATTTGGCGGAAAATGAAACAGGATAACAAAGTCTATTATCTGACCGGTTTTCTTGACGGTTTGAAGAAATCTTCGCAGATCATCGACTTGAGCGTACAGTCCGCCCAACGAAAGGAATTTTCGTTTGTCGAGCCATTTTACGTCAATCAAATGCGCGAAAATATCAACGCCTATTTTCCAGAGCGAGCGTCTGTCAGCACCAGTACAATCATCGAATTGTTAAATGCTTTTTACGCCGATAAATACAACTCGAAGATTAAATTTGAAGCGGCGATTCGGATCGTTCTTGCCCGGCAGAAAGGCGACATTGGTAAAGCCGATTTCTGGTTGGAAGAAGCGCGCCGATCAATATTTGCGAAATGAAATTACTTCAACAAAGAGTGGTACCATGAAAGATTACACAGAAAATGAAGAACTCCAGTTTTCCGAGCATTTTTACGGGTATATGGCGACCATGTTGATCGCCGGCTTCAGCCTCTTTTTGGTTTCCATTGAACCGGAAATCTTGAAACAATTTCGGTTATGGATTTCGCCGCAAACGCTCAATGCGCATCTTCTGTCTTGGTTCGCCATTTCCGTAATTACCGGCATGTTATCGTTTTTCTGGGGAATGGCGTCTCAACTATTCCGCCGGAAAAACCGTGTTTTACATTTGCTCTGGTACGCCGCGATTCTCTCGGCGACGTTGTTGTTTTCGACGATCTTTTACGATATACTCATGTCACCGGAAAAATCGCTATTTGGATTACTTCTCGTAATTCTATTTTTATCGAATATTGCGACGGCGGCATTTTCCGCGATATTTTACATTCTGCATTTTGAACAGCGGCATAATTTCACGGTTTTCGCACTCGGAATCATGGCGGCGACGACCGCCTATAACTGGCTCTACCTGAGCCTTATCGGCAAAATCTCTATTATCTGAAATAAATATTTTTGAATTTCAGCGGTCGTTTAAATGGGTAAAATCTGGCTACAAAAAATTCCTTTAGTATTCATCTGTCTTCCGTATTTGATTGGGATTGTCGTCAATAACTGGCTTCTGATTCCGGTAATTTTTTGGTTCTGTACGCTGGGGTTCATCTTTTTGTTGGATGTTGTTTTGTCTAAGCGGTTTCGGTCGATTTGGCTAATCATGTCCATGATGTTTTTGCTCGGCGGAATGAATCATTCAGTTTCCGTCGATACAAGCGGAAATCACCTAACAAAATTTTCACGTCTCGACGAGCCGCTTCCGGTGATGGGTGAAGTGAAAACCGTTGATAAACGCGCCGATGGTTCGACAAAAATCCGGCTTTTCAACATTCACATTCGCAATGGAAGGTGGCATCATTTTACTGGCGATTTGTTGTTGACTGTCCGCGATTCATGTCCGGATTACCGGTACGGC from the Candidatus Marinimicrobia bacterium CG08_land_8_20_14_0_20_45_22 genome contains:
- a CDS encoding NAD+ synthase, with product MAQINPTLGDLKGNSAKIGEFIRKAKQKGADLVVFPELSITGYSPMDLLYDSGFISENVRYLKLVADTMPDDIVAIVGFADPMPGGLRNGAAILRKARILDKRYKTILPNYDVFDEKRYFVPADENFPVRLEIKGTELHLGIEICEDLWDTNHSIKVTDRLVAAGAEFIINISASPFEYDKRDVRKNLILEKVDHLKKPFVFVNLIGGQDEMVFDGNSLAFGSDSNLIAWGGEFTESLTIFDLDLEKGIGKPIPLPGVRREASIFNALVLGVKDYFRKTACRKAILGLSGGIDSALVAVIAAEALGNENLTCVSMPSKFTAQMSINDARLLCDRLHVKYLEIPIDPLARIYDESLRDIFAGMKRNIAEENIQSRIRGNLLMAIANKFNSYLLSTGNKTELALGYCTMYGDMCGALAVISDLSKSDVYALARFINETWDNLIPKRIYDRIPTAELAEGQFDPFDYEIVSPLVDSIINDQLSKTELIKLGYEKTLVDDIFRKIKIAEFKRHQAAPGIKITGKAFGIGRRYPIINHFEEI